The proteins below come from a single Mycobacterium parmense genomic window:
- a CDS encoding mechanosensitive ion channel domain-containing protein, whose amino-acid sequence MNAFHTSWFYWGVGIAIGFPIAMILLTELQHALVRRNSRLARQVSLLRNYLVPLTAFLLLIVNAWQIPAGTELVRILTTVFGFLVLVLLLSGFNATVFDGAPEGSWRKRLPAIFLDVGRFAVIGVGLALILSYVWGVRVGGLFTALGVTSVVIGLMLQNSVGQIVSGLFMLFEQPFRINDWLDAPSARGRVVEVNWRAVHIDTGSGIRITPNSVLATTSFTNLSRPSAAHDCDITTKFAVADSPDKVCALLIGVAAALPQLKTGVVPPIAVPMGAGEYRTTVRLMSPADATAAQATFLRWVWYAARRERLHLDGAGDDFSTTHRVEDALRKVVAPALRLSLADQQSLVARARVVRYGADELVERAGEVSTGMTFLIAGRVRLTATAPDGTSIPVSTLDEGEFLGLTALTRQPNLAGAYALDEVTALQIKRDDLEEVVMNKPALLQDLGRLIDERQSKVRQATRRNRKGAQVINSGPPHMTV is encoded by the coding sequence ATGAACGCATTCCATACGTCGTGGTTCTACTGGGGTGTCGGTATCGCGATCGGGTTCCCGATCGCCATGATCCTGCTCACCGAGCTGCAGCACGCGCTGGTCCGGCGGAACAGTCGCCTGGCGCGCCAGGTGAGCCTGCTGCGCAACTATCTGGTGCCGCTCACCGCGTTCCTGCTGCTGATCGTCAATGCCTGGCAGATCCCGGCCGGCACCGAGCTGGTGCGGATCCTCACCACGGTGTTCGGCTTCCTTGTCCTGGTGCTGCTGCTGTCCGGGTTCAACGCGACGGTCTTCGACGGCGCGCCGGAGGGCAGTTGGCGCAAACGGTTGCCCGCCATCTTCCTCGACGTCGGCCGCTTCGCGGTGATCGGCGTCGGCCTGGCGCTGATTCTGTCCTACGTCTGGGGAGTGCGGGTCGGTGGCCTGTTCACCGCGCTGGGCGTCACCTCGGTGGTCATCGGCCTGATGCTGCAGAACTCCGTCGGCCAGATCGTGTCGGGCCTGTTCATGCTTTTCGAGCAGCCGTTCCGGATCAACGACTGGCTGGACGCGCCGTCGGCCCGCGGGCGTGTGGTCGAAGTGAACTGGCGGGCAGTGCATATCGACACGGGAAGCGGCATTCGGATCACGCCGAACTCGGTGCTGGCCACCACCTCCTTCACGAACCTCAGTCGCCCGTCGGCCGCGCACGACTGCGACATCACCACCAAGTTCGCCGTCGCCGACTCCCCGGACAAGGTGTGCGCCTTGCTGATTGGGGTTGCCGCAGCGCTGCCGCAGCTCAAGACGGGGGTGGTCCCGCCCATCGCCGTGCCGATGGGCGCCGGCGAGTACCGCACGACGGTCAGGTTGATGTCGCCGGCGGACGCGACGGCCGCCCAGGCCACGTTCCTGCGGTGGGTCTGGTACGCCGCGCGCCGGGAGCGCCTTCACCTCGACGGCGCCGGTGACGACTTCTCCACGACACACCGTGTGGAGGATGCGTTGCGCAAGGTCGTCGCGCCGGCTTTGCGGCTGAGCCTCGCCGACCAGCAATCGCTGGTCGCGCGCGCACGCGTCGTTCGCTATGGCGCCGACGAGTTGGTCGAGCGAGCCGGCGAGGTGTCCACCGGGATGACCTTCCTGATCGCCGGCAGGGTGCGCTTGACGGCGACCGCGCCGGACGGGACGTCGATACCGGTCAGCACCCTGGACGAGGGGGAATTCCTCGGGCTGACCGCGCTGACCCGCCAGCCCAACCTGGCCGGCGCCTACGCGCTGGACGAGGTGACCGCGTTGCAGATCAAGCGGGACGACCTCGAGGAGGTCGTGATGAACAAGCCCGCGTTGCTGCAGGACCTGGGCAGGCTCATCGACGAACGGCAAAGCAAGGTGCGGCAGGCGACGCGCCGCAACCGCAAGGGCGCGCAGGTGATCAACAGCGGGCCGCCTCACATGACCGTTTAA
- a CDS encoding glutamate-5-semialdehyde dehydrogenase codes for MSVQAPALPDLRQEVHNAARRARVASRALALLPTVAKDQALRSAADAVAGHTGLILAANAEDLEVARAVGTPTAMLDRLALNAKRVEGMAAGLRQVAGLPDPVGEVLRGYTLPNGLHLRQQRVPLGVIGMIYEGRPNVTVDAFGLALKSGNAVLLRGSSSAARSNQTLVQVLRAALVSEDLPADAVQLLSAADRSTVTHLIQARGLVDVVIPRGGATLIDAVVRDAQVPTIETGVGNCHVYVHEGADLDVAERILLNSKTRRPSVCNAAETLLVDAAIAGHALPRLVGALQDAGVRVHLCSEGEAGEDDLRREYLSMDIAVAVVDGIDAAIAHINEYGTGHTEAIVTSNMAAAQRFTDGVDAAAVMVNASTAFTDGEQFGFGAEIGISTQKLHARGPMGLPELTSTKWIAWGDGQIRPV; via the coding sequence ATGAGTGTGCAAGCACCCGCGCTCCCTGACTTGCGCCAAGAGGTTCACAACGCCGCTCGCCGCGCCCGGGTGGCCTCCCGCGCCCTGGCTTTGCTGCCCACCGTCGCCAAGGACCAGGCTCTGCGGTCCGCCGCGGATGCCGTCGCGGGCCACACCGGGCTCATCCTGGCGGCCAACGCCGAAGACCTCGAAGTGGCGCGCGCGGTCGGCACCCCGACCGCGATGCTCGACCGGTTGGCGCTCAACGCCAAGCGCGTCGAGGGGATGGCCGCAGGTCTGCGCCAGGTCGCCGGGTTGCCCGACCCCGTGGGCGAGGTGCTGCGCGGGTATACGCTGCCCAACGGGCTGCACCTGCGCCAGCAGCGGGTTCCGCTCGGGGTCATCGGAATGATCTACGAGGGCCGGCCCAACGTCACCGTCGACGCTTTCGGATTGGCGCTCAAGTCCGGCAACGCCGTGCTGCTGCGCGGCAGTTCGTCGGCGGCCAGGTCCAACCAAACGCTCGTCCAGGTGTTGCGCGCCGCGCTGGTCAGCGAGGACTTGCCGGCCGACGCGGTCCAGTTGCTCTCGGCCGCCGACCGGTCCACCGTGACGCACCTGATTCAGGCCCGCGGCCTGGTCGACGTGGTCATCCCGCGCGGGGGGGCCACGCTGATCGACGCGGTCGTGCGCGACGCGCAGGTGCCCACCATCGAGACCGGAGTCGGCAACTGCCACGTCTACGTGCACGAGGGCGCCGACCTCGACGTCGCCGAGCGCATCCTGCTGAACTCCAAGACGCGACGGCCCAGCGTCTGCAACGCCGCCGAGACGTTGCTGGTGGACGCCGCGATCGCCGGACACGCGCTGCCCAGGCTGGTGGGCGCCCTGCAGGACGCCGGCGTGCGGGTGCACCTCTGTTCGGAGGGGGAGGCCGGCGAGGACGACCTGCGCCGCGAATACCTGTCGATGGACATCGCGGTGGCAGTGGTCGACGGGATCGACGCTGCCATCGCCCACATCAACGAGTACGGCACCGGACACACCGAGGCCATCGTGACGAGCAATATGGCTGCGGCGCAACGCTTTACCGACGGCGTCGACGCCGCCGCGGTGATGGTCAACGCGTCGACGGCGTTCACCGACGGCGAGCAATTCGGTTTCGGCGCCGAGATCGGCATCTCGACGCAGAAGCTGCATGCGCGCGGACCGATGGGGCTGCCGGAACTGACCTCGACCAAATGGATCGCGTGGGGAGACGGGCAGATTCGCCCCGTCTGA
- a CDS encoding AAA family ATPase has product MSVPARSVPLFADIDDVSRRLAGTGYLPDTATATAVFLADRLGKPLLVEGPAGVGKTELARAVAQATGSGLVRLQCYEGVDEARALYEWNHAKQILRIQAGSGDWDQTKDDVFSEEFLLQRPLLTAIRRTEPTVLLIDETDKADIEIEGLLLEVLSDFAVTVPELGTLTAERAPFVLLTSNATRELSEALKRRCLFLHIDFPSPELERRILLSRVPELPEHLAAELVRIIGVLRGMQLKKVPSIAETIDWGRTLLALGLDTIDDAVVAATLGVVLKHQSDQQRASGELRLN; this is encoded by the coding sequence GTGAGCGTGCCCGCCCGGTCCGTCCCGCTGTTCGCCGACATCGACGACGTCTCGCGACGGTTGGCCGGCACCGGCTACCTGCCCGACACGGCCACCGCGACGGCGGTGTTCCTCGCCGACCGGCTCGGCAAGCCCTTGCTCGTGGAGGGTCCCGCGGGCGTCGGCAAGACCGAACTGGCCCGCGCCGTCGCCCAGGCCACCGGCTCGGGCCTGGTGCGGCTGCAGTGCTACGAGGGCGTGGACGAGGCCCGCGCGCTCTACGAGTGGAACCACGCCAAGCAGATACTCCGTATTCAGGCCGGCTCGGGTGACTGGGACCAGACCAAGGACGACGTGTTCAGCGAGGAATTCCTGCTGCAGCGTCCACTGCTGACCGCGATCCGGCGCACCGAACCGACCGTGCTGTTGATCGACGAAACCGACAAGGCCGACATCGAAATCGAGGGCCTGCTGCTCGAGGTGCTATCCGACTTCGCGGTGACCGTGCCCGAACTGGGCACGCTGACCGCCGAGCGCGCGCCCTTCGTCCTGCTGACCTCCAACGCCACCCGCGAGCTTTCCGAGGCGCTCAAGCGTCGATGCCTGTTCTTGCACATCGACTTTCCCAGTCCCGAACTCGAGCGGCGCATCCTGCTCTCCCGCGTCCCCGAGCTGCCCGAGCACCTGGCCGCCGAGCTGGTGCGCATCATCGGTGTGCTGCGCGGGATGCAGCTCAAGAAGGTGCCGTCCATCGCCGAGACCATCGACTGGGGCCGCACGCTGCTCGCGCTGGGTCTGGACACCATCGACGACGCGGTGGTCGCCGCGACGCTCGGCGTGGTGCTCAAACATCAATCCGACCAGCAGCGCGCCAGCGGCGAGCTGCGGCTGAATTAG
- a CDS encoding vWA domain-containing protein, translating to MAARRIRPARPIAPHGLPGHLVGFVEALRAAGISVGPSETVDAGRVMAALDLAEREVLREGLACAVLRRPDHRETYDAMFDLWFPAALGTRAVVLEEGAPDTPGDDSLPPEDIEAMRQMLVDLLTDNPDLADMDERLVAMISRIVEAYGKYSSSRGPSFSSYQALKAMALDELEGKLLAGLLAPYGDEPTPTQEQIAKALAAQRITQLRKMVDAETKRRTAEQLGREHVQMYGIPQLSENVEFLRASGEQLRQMRRVVQPLARTLATRLAARRRRARAGSIDLRKTLRKSMSTGGVPIDVVLAKPRPARPELVVLCDVSGSVAGFSHFTLLLVHALRQQFSRVRVFAFIDTTDEVTHMFGPEADLAVAIQRITREAGVYSRDGHSDYGNAFATFQQAFPNVLSPRSSLLVLGDGRTNYRNPETELLAHMVTASRHAHWLNPEPKHLWGSGDSAVPRYQEVITMHECRSAKQLAAVIDQLLPV from the coding sequence ATGGCCGCCCGACGCATCCGCCCCGCCCGTCCGATCGCCCCGCACGGGCTGCCCGGCCACCTGGTCGGTTTCGTGGAAGCCCTTCGCGCAGCCGGCATTTCGGTGGGTCCGTCGGAGACGGTGGATGCGGGCCGGGTGATGGCCGCGCTCGACCTGGCCGAGCGCGAGGTGCTGCGCGAGGGTCTCGCCTGCGCGGTGCTGCGCCGGCCGGACCATCGCGAGACCTACGACGCCATGTTCGACCTGTGGTTTCCGGCGGCGCTGGGCACCCGCGCGGTGGTCCTGGAGGAGGGGGCGCCCGACACGCCGGGTGACGACTCGCTGCCGCCCGAGGACATCGAGGCGATGCGCCAGATGCTGGTGGACCTGCTCACCGACAACCCGGACCTGGCCGACATGGATGAGCGGCTGGTCGCGATGATCTCCCGAATCGTCGAGGCCTACGGTAAATACAGCTCCAGCCGCGGTCCGTCGTTCTCGTCCTACCAGGCGCTCAAGGCGATGGCGCTCGACGAGCTGGAGGGCAAGCTGCTCGCGGGCCTGCTCGCGCCCTACGGCGACGAGCCCACGCCCACCCAGGAGCAGATCGCCAAAGCGCTTGCCGCGCAGCGCATCACGCAGTTACGCAAGATGGTGGACGCCGAGACCAAGCGCCGCACCGCCGAGCAGCTCGGCCGCGAGCACGTCCAGATGTACGGCATCCCGCAACTTTCCGAGAACGTCGAGTTCCTGCGTGCTTCCGGCGAACAGTTACGCCAGATGCGGCGTGTGGTGCAGCCGCTGGCGCGCACGCTGGCGACCCGGCTGGCCGCCCGCCGGCGGCGCGCCCGCGCCGGGTCGATCGACCTGCGCAAAACGCTGCGCAAGTCGATGTCCACCGGCGGTGTGCCGATCGACGTCGTGCTGGCCAAGCCCCGCCCGGCGCGCCCGGAACTGGTGGTGTTGTGCGACGTGTCCGGCTCCGTCGCCGGTTTCAGCCACTTCACCCTGCTGCTGGTTCACGCGCTGCGCCAACAGTTTTCCAGGGTTCGCGTCTTCGCCTTCATCGACACCACCGACGAGGTGACCCACATGTTCGGGCCCGAGGCCGACCTGGCCGTGGCGATCCAGCGGATCACCCGGGAGGCCGGCGTGTACAGCCGCGACGGGCACTCCGACTACGGCAACGCGTTCGCCACGTTCCAGCAGGCCTTCCCCAACGTGCTGTCGCCGCGCAGCTCGCTGCTGGTGCTCGGCGACGGGCGTACCAACTACCGCAACCCGGAGACCGAGCTGCTGGCCCACATGGTGACCGCCAGCCGGCACGCGCACTGGCTCAATCCCGAACCCAAACACCTGTGGGGTAGCGGTGACTCGGCGGTGCCGCGCTACCAAGAGGTGATCACCATGCACGAGTGCCGCTCGGCCAAGCAGTTGGCCGCGGTCATCGACCAGCTGCTGCCGGTCTGA
- the nadD gene encoding nicotinate-nucleotide adenylyltransferase — MQKQLRRLGVMGGTFDPIHYGHLVAASEVADLFDLDQVIFVPSGQPWQKDRHVSAAEDRYLMTVIATASNPRFSVSRVDIDRAGPTYTRDTLRDLHAVNPDSELYFITGADALASILSWQGWETLFELARFVGVSRPGYELRREHITGVLGELPEEVLTLVEIPALAISSTDCRRRAQEHRPLWYLMPDGVVQYVSKRRLYRDGEGAAGRPTLAAGNNA, encoded by the coding sequence GTGCAAAAGCAGCTTCGCAGGTTGGGTGTGATGGGTGGGACGTTCGATCCCATCCATTACGGTCACCTGGTTGCCGCCAGCGAGGTCGCCGATCTGTTCGACCTCGACCAGGTGATCTTCGTGCCCAGCGGTCAGCCGTGGCAGAAGGATCGGCACGTCTCCGCCGCCGAGGACCGGTACCTGATGACGGTGATCGCCACGGCGTCCAACCCGCGGTTCTCGGTGAGCCGCGTCGACATCGACCGCGCCGGGCCCACCTACACCCGGGACACGCTGCGCGATCTGCACGCCGTCAACCCCGATTCGGAGCTGTACTTCATCACCGGCGCCGACGCGCTTGCGTCGATCCTGTCGTGGCAGGGCTGGGAGACGCTGTTCGAACTGGCGCGGTTCGTCGGCGTCAGCCGCCCCGGCTACGAGCTGCGGCGTGAGCACATCACCGGCGTGCTGGGCGAACTGCCCGAGGAGGTGTTGACCCTGGTCGAGATCCCGGCGCTCGCGATCTCCTCGACCGACTGCCGCCGGCGCGCTCAGGAGCACCGGCCGCTGTGGTACCTGATGCCCGACGGCGTGGTGCAGTACGTCTCGAAACGCCGCCTCTACCGCGACGGCGAGGGGGCCGCCGGCCGACCGACCCTGGCCGCCGGGAACAACGCATGA
- the rsfS gene encoding ribosome silencing factor produces MSATPEAIDMATVAAGAAAAKLANDVVVIDVSGQLVITDCFVIASASNERQVNAIVDEVEEKMRRAGYKPARREGTREGRWTLLDYRDIVVHIQHQDDRDFYALDRLWGDCPVVQVELTGDTGDAEASDGSAGVP; encoded by the coding sequence ATGAGCGCGACCCCGGAAGCGATCGACATGGCGACCGTGGCCGCGGGCGCGGCCGCCGCCAAGCTGGCCAACGACGTCGTCGTCATCGACGTCTCGGGACAGCTGGTAATCACCGACTGCTTCGTCATCGCCTCGGCGTCCAACGAGCGACAGGTGAACGCCATCGTCGACGAGGTCGAGGAGAAGATGCGGCGGGCCGGGTACAAGCCGGCGCGCCGCGAGGGCACCCGGGAGGGCCGCTGGACCCTGCTGGACTACCGCGACATCGTCGTGCACATCCAGCATCAGGACGACCGCGATTTCTACGCGCTGGACCGGCTGTGGGGCGACTGCCCGGTGGTCCAGGTGGAGCTGACGGGCGACACCGGGGACGCCGAGGCCTCCGACGGATCGGCGGGCGTGCCGTGA
- the gpgP gene encoding glucosyl-3-phosphoglycerate phosphatase: protein MIIRRLVMLRHGQTDFNLGSRMQGQLDTELSDLGRAQAVAAAEALGKLRPLRIVASDLRRAYETAVTLGERTGLEVFVDGRLRETHLGDWQGLTHAEIDAEAPGARLAWREDATRAPHGGESRVDVAARSLPVVEELVAGDPEWGHPNQPDRPVVLVAHGGLIAALSAALLRLPVVNWPVLGGMGNASWVQLSGHCDDSGGDCGTLAGIRWRLDVWNASAQVSGDVL, encoded by the coding sequence GTGATCATCCGGCGGCTGGTGATGCTGCGGCACGGGCAGACCGACTTCAACCTCGGGTCGCGGATGCAGGGCCAGCTCGACACCGAGCTCAGCGACCTGGGCCGGGCGCAGGCCGTCGCCGCCGCCGAGGCTCTGGGCAAGCTGCGGCCGCTGCGGATCGTCGCGTCGGATCTGCGGCGCGCCTACGAGACGGCCGTCACGCTGGGGGAGCGGACCGGGCTCGAGGTGTTCGTCGACGGGCGACTGCGGGAGACGCATCTGGGTGACTGGCAGGGCCTGACACACGCTGAGATCGACGCCGAGGCGCCCGGCGCCCGGCTGGCGTGGCGCGAGGACGCCACCCGGGCGCCGCACGGCGGGGAGAGCAGGGTCGACGTGGCCGCCCGCAGTCTGCCGGTGGTCGAGGAGCTGGTGGCCGGCGATCCCGAGTGGGGCCACCCCAACCAGCCGGATCGGCCGGTGGTGCTGGTGGCCCACGGCGGGCTGATCGCCGCGCTCTCGGCGGCGCTGCTGAGGCTCCCGGTTGTCAACTGGCCGGTGCTGGGCGGGATGGGCAACGCGAGCTGGGTGCAGCTGTCCGGCCACTGTGACGACTCCGGTGGCGATTGCGGAACTCTGGCCGGCATCCGCTGGCGCCTGGATGTGTGGAACGCCTCGGCGCAGGTCTCCGGCGATGTCCTCTGA
- a CDS encoding DegV family protein has product MSVVVVTDASARLPAELLEQWPIRVVPLHILLDGADLRDGVDEIPDDIYRLHATTAAATPAELACAYRRALDDSTGNGPEGVVAVHISSALSGTCGAAQRTAADLDPRIRVVDSKSTAMGTGFVALAAARAAAGGGDVDAVAQAATAAVRRGHAFVVVHRLDNLRRSGRIGGARAWLGTALALKPLLRIDDGKLVLAQRVRTVSNATAAMIERVCELVGEAPAELAVHHVANPEGAAEVAATLAQRLPACEPAIVTPLGPVLALHVGAGAVAICLQLP; this is encoded by the coding sequence GTGTCGGTCGTCGTGGTCACCGACGCGTCGGCACGGTTGCCGGCCGAGTTGCTCGAGCAGTGGCCCATCCGGGTGGTTCCGCTGCACATCCTGCTCGACGGTGCCGACCTGCGCGACGGCGTGGACGAGATTCCCGACGACATCTACCGTCTGCACGCCACGACCGCGGCGGCAACGCCGGCCGAACTGGCATGTGCCTACCGGCGCGCGCTGGACGACAGCACCGGAAACGGACCCGAAGGGGTTGTGGCGGTGCACATCTCGTCGGCGCTGTCGGGCACCTGCGGTGCCGCCCAACGGACCGCGGCCGACCTGGATCCGAGGATCCGGGTGGTCGACTCCAAGTCGACCGCGATGGGCACCGGGTTCGTCGCGCTGGCCGCGGCTCGGGCCGCGGCCGGCGGCGGCGACGTGGACGCCGTCGCCCAGGCCGCAACGGCGGCGGTGCGCCGCGGCCACGCGTTCGTCGTGGTGCACCGGCTGGACAACCTGCGCCGCAGCGGGCGGATCGGCGGAGCCAGGGCCTGGCTGGGCACCGCGCTGGCCCTGAAGCCGCTGCTGCGCATCGACGACGGCAAACTGGTTCTCGCGCAACGGGTGCGGACCGTCAGCAACGCGACGGCGGCGATGATCGAGCGGGTGTGCGAGCTCGTCGGGGAGGCCCCGGCCGAACTGGCCGTACACCACGTCGCCAACCCTGAGGGCGCCGCGGAGGTGGCGGCCACTCTTGCACAGCGGCTTCCGGCGTGCGAGCCGGCGATCGTCACCCCGCTGGGACCGGTGCTGGCGTTGCACGTCGGCGCCGGGGCCGTCGCGATCTGTCTGCAGCTACCCTGA
- a CDS encoding MMPL/RND family transporter: protein MTGIRNKSDRTPDLSAADTGPISTQDAKARRGHWPYLPHAIRIFAIPIILIWVAITVLVNVAVPTLEVVGEAHSAPMTPLDAPSMKAMMRLGHNFHEFDSNSTVMIVLEGQQPLGPDAHQYYDKLIRQLRGDPRHIQHIQDFWGDRLTAAGAQSADAKAAYVQVNLAGNQGTTLANDSVDAVRKVIEENKAPPGVKAYVTGPAALSDDMHIIGNASLAKITLFTLGAIAIMLLLVYRSIATTLVQLFMTFVALACARGVVAVLAYNNAFGLTTFAANILTMLAIAAGTDYGIFLVGRYQEALAAGEDRETAYYTTFKGVAPVVLGSGLTIAGATYCLSFSRLPWFNTMGAPVAIGMLVVVAAGLTLGPAVVFIGSRFHLFEKQAKRGRLWRRVGTAVVRWPAPILAVSAAVVLVGMVALPSFKTSYNDRHYLPLSAPSNQGQEAANRHFSEARMNPDLLMVESDHDMRNPADMLVLDRVAKNEMRTLGIAMVQDITRPLGIPIQHSSIPFQNSIQSQTTMQNMGFLKERMNDILRMADDLQTQIDTTQRQYEVSQDLANAADDSAKTTAVTSEITDTLRDHVADFDDTFRPLRSYLYWEKHCYDIPLCIGLRSLFDTFDGFDQLAEQFHYLTADIAHTAKATHDLNALFPTLITTLKTTRGITLTLYQTFKAMIDQMEAMSNTAIVMGQSFDASKNDDFFYLPPEAFQNPDFQTGLRMFLSPDGKSARFFITHQGDPMSPEGIERVGAERTAAQEGLKQSSLADARVYLGGTAATFKDMADGEKYDLMIAVVSALTLIFMIMLLLTRSVVAALVIVGTAASSIAASFGLSVLIWQDLFGIRIHWIVMALSVIILLAVGSDYNLLLVSRFREEIHHGLKTGIIRSMAGTGGVVTAAGLVFAFTMASMLGSELRVLGQFGSTVCIGLLLDTLVVRTLLMPSIATLLGRWFWWPQVVHPRGSNAGRTFATSG, encoded by the coding sequence ATGACCGGCATCCGCAACAAATCCGACCGGACGCCCGACCTGAGCGCCGCGGACACCGGCCCGATCAGCACCCAGGACGCCAAGGCGCGCCGCGGCCACTGGCCCTACCTCCCCCACGCCATCCGCATCTTCGCGATCCCGATCATCCTGATCTGGGTGGCCATCACCGTCCTGGTCAACGTCGCGGTTCCGACCCTGGAGGTCGTCGGCGAGGCGCATTCGGCGCCGATGACGCCCCTGGACGCCCCGTCGATGAAGGCGATGATGCGCCTGGGCCACAACTTCCACGAGTTCGACTCCAACAGCACCGTGATGATCGTGCTGGAGGGCCAGCAACCGCTGGGCCCCGACGCGCATCAGTACTACGACAAGCTGATTCGACAGCTCCGCGGGGACCCCAGGCACATCCAGCACATTCAGGACTTCTGGGGTGACCGGTTGACCGCGGCCGGCGCGCAGAGCGCCGATGCCAAGGCCGCCTACGTCCAGGTGAACCTGGCCGGGAACCAGGGCACCACGCTGGCCAACGACTCCGTGGACGCGGTCCGCAAGGTCATCGAGGAGAACAAGGCCCCGCCCGGGGTGAAGGCCTACGTCACCGGCCCCGCGGCGCTCTCCGACGACATGCACATCATCGGCAACGCCAGCCTGGCCAAGATCACCCTGTTCACCCTGGGCGCGATCGCGATCATGCTGCTGCTGGTCTACCGGTCCATCGCCACCACGCTGGTGCAGCTGTTCATGACCTTCGTGGCGCTGGCCTGCGCACGAGGGGTCGTCGCGGTTCTGGCCTATAACAACGCATTCGGTCTCACCACGTTCGCCGCCAACATCCTCACCATGCTGGCGATCGCCGCGGGCACCGATTACGGCATCTTCCTCGTCGGCCGCTATCAGGAGGCCCTGGCCGCCGGCGAGGATCGAGAAACCGCGTACTACACCACCTTCAAGGGAGTCGCTCCGGTGGTCTTGGGCTCCGGCCTGACGATCGCGGGAGCCACCTACTGCCTGAGCTTTTCGAGGCTGCCCTGGTTCAACACCATGGGCGCGCCCGTGGCGATCGGCATGCTGGTGGTGGTGGCGGCCGGGCTGACGCTGGGCCCAGCCGTCGTCTTCATCGGCAGTCGCTTCCACCTGTTCGAGAAGCAGGCCAAGCGTGGGCGGCTGTGGCGCCGGGTGGGAACCGCCGTAGTACGTTGGCCCGCACCGATTCTGGCCGTCAGCGCCGCGGTCGTGCTGGTCGGCATGGTGGCACTACCGAGCTTCAAGACCAGCTACAACGATCGCCATTACCTGCCGTTGTCCGCCCCCTCCAACCAAGGGCAGGAGGCCGCGAACCGGCATTTCTCCGAGGCGCGGATGAACCCCGACCTGTTGATGGTCGAGTCCGACCATGACATGCGCAACCCGGCCGACATGCTGGTGTTGGACCGGGTGGCGAAAAACGAAATGCGCACCCTCGGCATCGCCATGGTCCAGGACATCACCCGGCCGCTGGGTATTCCGATCCAGCACAGCTCGATCCCGTTCCAGAACAGCATCCAGAGTCAGACGACGATGCAGAACATGGGCTTCCTCAAGGAGCGCATGAACGACATCCTCCGGATGGCCGACGACCTGCAGACCCAGATCGACACCACGCAGCGCCAGTACGAGGTGTCGCAGGACCTGGCCAATGCCGCTGACGACAGCGCAAAGACGACGGCCGTGACGTCGGAGATCACCGACACCCTCCGCGACCACGTCGCGGATTTCGACGACACCTTCCGACCGCTTCGCAGCTACCTGTACTGGGAGAAGCACTGCTACGACATTCCGTTGTGCATCGGATTGCGGTCCCTGTTCGACACGTTCGACGGTTTCGACCAGCTCGCCGAGCAGTTCCACTACCTGACAGCCGATATCGCGCACACCGCCAAAGCCACACACGACCTCAATGCGCTGTTTCCCACGTTGATCACCACGCTGAAGACCACCAGGGGCATCACGCTGACGCTGTACCAGACGTTCAAGGCGATGATCGACCAGATGGAGGCCATGAGCAACACCGCGATCGTGATGGGGCAAAGCTTCGACGCGTCGAAGAACGACGACTTCTTCTACCTGCCTCCGGAGGCGTTCCAGAACCCCGACTTCCAGACCGGTCTTCGGATGTTCCTGTCGCCCGACGGCAAGTCGGCGCGGTTCTTCATCACCCATCAGGGCGACCCGATGTCGCCGGAAGGCATCGAGCGGGTGGGCGCCGAGCGCACGGCCGCACAGGAGGGCCTCAAGCAATCGTCGCTCGCGGACGCCAGGGTCTATCTGGGCGGAACCGCCGCAACCTTCAAGGACATGGCCGACGGCGAGAAGTACGACCTGATGATCGCCGTGGTGTCGGCGCTGACGCTGATCTTCATGATCATGTTGCTGCTCACCAGGAGCGTGGTCGCCGCGCTGGTGATCGTGGGCACCGCGGCCAGCTCGATCGCCGCGTCGTTCGGGCTGTCGGTGCTGATCTGGCAGGATCTGTTCGGCATCAGGATCCACTGGATCGTCATGGCGCTGTCGGTCATCATCCTGCTCGCGGTCGGATCCGACTACAACCTGCTACTGGTCTCGCGGTTCAGGGAAGAGATTCATCACGGGCTCAAGACCGGGATCATCCGGTCGATGGCCGGCACCGGTGGGGTGGTGACGGCCGCCGGCCTGGTGTTCGCCTTCACCATGGCGTCCATGCTCGGCAGCGAGCTACGGGTGCTCGGCCAGTTCGGGTCGACGGTGTGTATCGGCCTGCTCCTGGACACGCTGGTCGTCCGGACGCTGCTGATGCCGTCGATCGCGACCCTGCTGGGCCGCTGGTTCTGGTGGCCGCAGGTGGTGCACCCGCGCGGCAGCAACGCCGGGCGCACGTTCGCCACGTCAGGGTAG